The Triticum aestivum cultivar Chinese Spring chromosome 6D, IWGSC CS RefSeq v2.1, whole genome shotgun sequence genomic sequence GGCCACGGGGCAGCGAAGCTTTGGTTAGTGCGGCCCTGCCggtggccccgcagatgtccccggcaagggtcttgccagggacccgacaagagtcttgccgtggtcgtgtgggcgtccccggcaagggtcttgccgggggccttcgtcAATTGGTTCTtcatctagtcttgcaggccttcagtcttcacaaagatctgcatgccaccatgcaggcgcctcccgagccttggttccaatgttgtcgatggtgttgaAACtatcaggctcaagggtggtggccttgctggtgttgggtaagttgccccggcaaggctcttgccggggcaacataggtcatccccggcaaggctcttgccgggggaaacccacCTTGCCTCTTCACTCTTTGCGCCTCTTGTTTCAGCGCTGCTCTGGTATTCTTGCatcttgcttcctctgccccgccaagcgtggccgcaggtATGGCTACGACTGCCCACGCACAAGGGGTagagaaggcccctacttttgtacaccgacaatagtCGTAACTTTTCCCGTTCAGTGATGTGATGTTGTCCGACAGGTGGAGCTCTATGCCACGTCGCTCTCATAACTGCTCGATGTTGTTGATCGCTTTGCTGCCACCATCAAGGCATGGGAATCTAGTTTGGGAAGGTTGCAGGAGGCAGGTCTATTAGTGGGAGGCCACACAGGGAAAAGTCGATTGCTTGGACGCACATCCTTGGGATCTTGACATCGGTAGGTTCCTCTAAACGTCATTGCAGCACGACTCAGAAAACCTGCACATTGGTGCAAGTGCTCCCACCGCAAGCCACTGGGCACCTGAGACACTACCACTACGCATCACATCAAGCTATACAACCACCGATCTCACGACTAGTGGAGGCCACATGCTTGAGTGGTATGTGACATCCAACAGTCTCGATCCGAGACCTAGGTTCACTTTCTCGGATATGGGGAGAGGGGCTCTGGTAGGGGAGAGGTTGTGATGGCTCAAGTACAATGGGGTATAGGAGAGCTCCGATTGTGGTATCCAAAGAGTACAAGAGGCCTTGAGGGCATCATACTGGGGGAGCAAAGAGAAGTTTTATAATTTTTGTACGCGGTATGTAGTTGCATTGAGCCGGGAGCTCGGTACTGGTCTGGGTTGTGAGATGGGATGAAAATAATGAGTGAGGGTCACCACTTTGGCGTGTAAGCTATGCATATTTATTAATGACGAGTCCGTTGGAAACTGTTCGTGTGTATACGATTTTTTGCGCTCCCAAAATATAAGGGGTGAACTATCTGCGCACGTAAATTTCAAATATTTAATGGACACCAAATATACAAAGTTATAAAAGGAAGTTCTAaatgtgtgccaaatatacgtacGGGCACAATTAAGGCAGAAAATCTAATGAAATATTCTTTCAATCTGTCATCATATCAAAATTACATATCGCAATGCTAAACACAAATCTGGCAGCCCCGAATTTAGAGGACACGAAATAGTCAGAGGTGCGTGCACGCGCGTGCGTTGCGAAGTGCTTGTTAATGGCCAACCTCAACCAACCATGGGTAGCAGACATGGGGATGGGGAACTCTAGCATGGTGATGAGCTGAGTACCATCCAAGTATAAACCCAACACTTGGTTATCGCCCTTTCTTGGTGTAAAGGAGGACCATATCAGGTTGTCTCACAGGCTAACAACCATGCAATTTGAGAAATAACTCATTCGTACTGAGATTGGGGTTGAGTCATCAGCCTCCTAGGCGGCCAGGCACTCCACGATGGGGAAGATGCTCCCATCGCTCTCAGAGTCTCATAGTAAAGATGATGATAGTCACGCTTCAACACCTTCCCCAGACTTCTGAATGACCTCACTGCATGGCAAAATTTACAAAAGCAAAAGTAGATCACATATTTTGAGAGGCGAGGGAGACCAGTAAAAAGGTGTTGGCCATTGCACTAGTTTTTCTACATGTGAACCTCCTACCATGTGATGGGTACTGGGTTCATATCCTCCTTCCTTGACTGCTCTCCATCGAGCCCATCCGAATTCAACTTGGCGGTAGTCCATAAGTTACCGCGGTCTACTTTAGTAGGGGAAAAGTCGCACGGGCCTACTTCAGCCTAAAGGTATACTGGAGGGTAGATGTTCAATGCAATATTCTCCCAATCTGTTGCCATATCATGAAATTAATTCCGTGGCGATCTCTCCACTATAAATCTACCCCTCCTCCCTGCCTAAACCAGCAACTTTCCTTACCTTGGCTAGTTTTATCCCTTTGCCGGCAATGGCTCGCAAGAAGGTGACCCTCAAGTACATCGCCAACGACCCCACCCGCGCTAGGTTCAGGAAGCGTCTCGGGAGCCTGATGAAAAAGGCGACCGAGCTGGCCACCATGTTGTTGGCGCCGCCTCTTGCAGCGCCGCTCTTGAGCTGCCTCGCtcagctcctctctctctctgtctctctctctctctctctctctgtgtgttggTTTCTCTCACataagaacacacacacacatggtgaAACTCTACACACACAGCCAAGGAAGAGCACAAAGGGCTTTGCAACGAAGCACTCTCCTTGGCACCATAAACACTACATCTTTTCTACAGCCCTCACGGCCTCAACCGCAGACTGCATGCGGCTAACAAACTCATATGCAACTAACTAGCTCTGGCTACTTGCACGGCCATGTTCGGCAGCCTCCTCAACCGCCACGGACTCAACCCAACCAGTACCCATGCACCTGATAACATGTTGCCGGATCAGCCGGCTCAACTTGATCTTGCAGCCCATCACGCTCCAGCCACCATCACGTCGTGCCACATCTCACGGCGTTGCTGTCTCGCACAGCAACATCGACATCCTGTCGTGCTCGCCGCGTCTCACGGCAGCCAGACATCTCATCTTCTTCGCGTGTCTGCGATGAAGCTTCACTGGACTAGCTACTCTCTAACCTACCCTATATGCATGACGAAAGCAAACTAAATATGCAGATACATGCATCAAGATTAAAACTAACATTTTCCTCCTTGATGTTGATTCCCCAATCTCCGAGGCGGATCACCCGCAACCACTTGCCGACGCCATCGCAGCGCCGCAGCCACTTGACGTTGTCGACGGCGTCACGGCGGCAATTTCCATAGACCATCTCGTCATGGATGACGCCCTCGCAACGCCAATCACCACGCGTTCATGCCGTGGACGACGCCGTCGCGGCGCCAAGTACCACGACCTCGTGCCGCATGCAACGACCATCTCTTGATGTGGACGACACCTTCGAGGCGTCGATCACCACACCCTCTTCTCCTCATCACGCCTCGCACCGTCAAAGCCACCAGCGGCCTCGCGTCGCCACAAGCCTCCTCCTGGTGCCGCCGGCCTCCATCTCGCATGGAGTCCGCCGCGCCGCCGTTCTCCACCTCACATGGAGTCCGTCATgccgccaccgcctcggatcgACATGGCTCTGAACACCAATTGTTGGCGTCGCCTCTCGCAGCgccgctcttcttcttcctcgacctGCCTCGCtcagctcctctctctctctctctctctctatctatctatctgttGGTTTCTCTCACataagaacacacacacacatggtgaAACTCTACACACACAGCCAAGGAAGAGCACAAAGGGCTTTGCAACGAAGCACTCTCCTTGGCACCATAAACGCTACATCTTTTCTACAGCCCTCACGGCCTCAACCGCAGACTGCATGCGGCTAACAAACTCATATGCAACTAACTAGCACTGGCTACTTGCACGGTCATGTTCGGCAGCCTCCTCAACCGCCACGGACTCAACCCAACCGGTACCCATGCACCTGATAATAGCTTGCCGGATCAGCCGGCTCTACTTGATCTTGCAGCCCATCACGCTCCAGCCACCATCGCGTCGTGCCGCATCTCACAGCGTTGTTGTATCGCACAGCAACATCGACATCTTGTCGTGCTCGCCGCGTCGCACGGCAGCCTGACATCTCATCTTCTTCGCGCGCTTGCGCTGAAGCTTCACCGGAGTAGCTACTCTCTAACCTATCCTATATGCATGACGAAAGCAAACTAAATATGCAGATACAAGCATCAAGATTAAAGCTAACACATGTGCGATGTCAAGACCTGCGTGGTGGTGTacggcgagggcgaggcggagCCTAAGGTGTTCCCTTCCCACGCCGAGGCGGTGGATATCCTGAATAAATTCAAGAGCATGCCGGAGCTGGGGCATTGCAAGAAGACGATGGACCAGGAGGCACTCCTCAACCAGCGCATCGCCAAGCTCCGGGACCTGGTTGACAAGGCTCGCCGCCAGTGGCAGGACAGCGAGATCAGGTACCTCCTTTACAACATCATGCACGGCAACCACCCAGGCCTTGTTGACCTCAGCGCTGAGGAGCTCGCCTGCGTTGGTTGGAAGGTGGACGAGCTCCTCAAGAGCCTCGGCGAACGCATGGCAAAAAACCATGTCCAGGCGCCGCCGCCAGCTCCATGCGTCAGCACCCACAGCATCAACATGGGGTCTCCGTCGCAGTATCTGGCGTCACCGCAGCAGGAGGAAGGCTGGCTTGACATGGTGAGCTCCGGTGGGGACGTCGGCACCCTGGTCTACGGTGGCAACGCCAGCCACGATGGCGCCGGCTTCTCCGGCGGTGATATGATGATGCAGATGCAGTCCTCCGATCTGGGGTTCAGTTCGAGTCCTTTCCCACCCATGTAAGCTAGCAGGGGTGAGGATCTCCGGCCGCTATGCATGGCCAGCTATGGTCCGATCGAGCTATCTCGTTTTTAGTTTGGTGTGGTTCTGATGAGGCATTCAGTTAATTTACTGTAAGTGTTATATTATTCGTCTATGTGCGTCGTTGTATCCATCATGCTCTCGGAGCCAGGTCTCGTTTTTTTATTGTAATGTTGTTATTGGGTAGTTATTCAGCTGGTCTCTTCCCAAAAGGCTATTTGTTTGATCTCTGCTGCCCAATTGGTCGTAAATCTTAGGTTGCACCTGTTTGTTTGTGTCACAATCGTGCTTTCTCTGACATTACTTGCACAGCTAAATGCCTGATATATAGTTGCTGCTTGATTGCTGTCAGGGCCTCAAAGAACCTTGGTCTTGTGTGTTGGCCTGTTGGGCTACTGTCAGGGCCTTTAATTTCATGCTATTTTGGTGTCTAGAACTTTAGCTTTTCTGTGGTTGAAACGACTTGAAGGTTCGTTCGCCTGGAGCTAGCTAAATGTACTGGATGATCAGTATTTTCCTGGATAGAGATTTGAGAAATAATTACATTCTGTGACTTAATTATATGGCAACAGCTTGCCACACATGCTGTCCTTGTTTGGAGAGCAGTGTCATGTTCTCTGTTCTTCAGACCCTAGCTCCTCCGTTCCCACAGAAGTGTCTCTACACGCCTCTGCTTCCCTTGCCCTCTTACTCTACGTCATGCCACTGACCTGACCTCCTTCAGCATGTAGGTTTGAGATTTGGAGCTATTTCCATGATGTGTTGACAAGTTCTTTTTGCTAGCGATGAACTCTACAAGATGCAACAAGTGACCTCAAGAGTGCAATTATAGTGCTCCTTCCAAATTCCAAGCTATGATAATTAAGATTTCAAAAAAAGTTACCACCAAACGCCCACTTTGATTAGCTTTGCAACAATGCAATCCGCGTGGCTTCCGGAGTCCACTAGATTTGAAGGCGTGTCCAACAAGAAATGCTAAAGGGCCAATGGAAACTATGCATTCACACTGGTGTCTTCACTCTTCAGCATTAGTAGTACAGAGGAGGCAAGAATAATATTTACCAGCAATATTAAATTGTCTCCGCTTCAGCATATTTCACGCATTAAAACCTTCAATAATAAGCACCCACACAAATACATTGAACTTCATTTTGGAACTTAGAAGAAAAACATCATGTAAAGAACCGTGTTAGAACTTAGAACCCATGGAGTTGATAAGGACCATACCGGCCATCCTCTATAGGACAAATGCATCCCTTTCCTCCACGTGTTTCCATCCCTAGTGATCTAGCATAAGTAGTTGTATTTCTGTTGTATGGAAGCCATTACCATTTCTAGTTCACCTTGGACATTTTACATTTGAAACATTCTCTTGTTATGGAATATATTAGGTAGATAGATGAACAAAAGAAACTGAAAGGGGTGCATGACTTCAATGCTCATGGATGAGCACTATGAGAATAGGAGGCAAAATGCAGTGAGACAATACCTGTGACAAGAGGATAATGTGAATGGTTACAAAAGGTAAGAGATGTGACATACAGTTGATTAGTTATGGATAGAGCTGCAGGAAACAAGGAGCCTAGGTGAATATACTAGTATTTATGTACCAACTGGTTATGTGTTTTCACAATGGAAAatgatgtgaacaaaacaatgtaTGTGTTTGTAGGTGGCATTCAGTACTAAAGACAAAATCCTTCCATGTTTAACATATATCAATTGGTCGGCCTAGAATGTGGAGAAGGTCACTGCGGTAAATCACGTGTGTGTATCGAGGTGTATGATAAGAATGAGAGTGGGTAAATGAAGTTATAGTGCCATACAAAATGATTTCTGGACTCGATATAAGTGAAAAATCAAGGATAGACATGACGGCTAGATTTctgaaacacaagagcaaggatAGTATGATTGGTTTGCCTATTGGtcaatttttttgaagaaaatagATAGATGCGGGTAAAAGGGTTAACGTGGGTTAGACACTTAAATGTTGAATAGCAGCTGGTGATAAGGAGTTAAGGTGAATATATGTAGCTATCCATTTCACTATGCGTCATTGGGTGATGGGGTATGTGATTTTTACCTGGCTATTACTTAATGTCTAACACAAGTCCATTTTCATAGTTGGGCACTCCAATGATGTGCAAAATGAATGGTGAGGGGAGCATCATAATATTTTGTAGTTAGAATCCTGTAACGCCAAATGACTATGATTGTTATCAAGGTAACCAATCAATCAAGGTAAGCATCATAGTTAGTTGTTGTCATGAGGGAACAATGCGAATTACCCTAACTTGTCATATGAGTGTTGGATTCTTGTTGTTGTCAATATAAACATAATGTTTGCGGAAAGGGGTCAACGCGGTTAGATCACTTAATGAAGATTGGTCGCTAGTGCCGACAGAATAGCATATGTATTGTGCTCCCTAATTGCCATTGACTAGCCTGGGGCCGATATGGAGTATGAGTTATTTTCATTTGGCATTTAATAAAAGTTTAACACATGACCCATCCATATTTTACGATTGAAATGGTAATGAAAGGATAATAAGGTAAAATAAGTGAGGGCAACTTGCACGTATTTGTTAGTTATAGCATTACAACTCAACAACgtaagagagaaagagagagagatgtaTTTATTTTATCATGCACCGATGGGTTATGTTCATGGCTCCAATCTTTCATACACGTTGGCATCGTCAGCTAACAGAGGTGCGTAACATCCCACTATTCTTTAAACAGATGTTCGCTCCCTCGCAAATAAAAAGGTGTTCATCACATCTCACTATTCTCCTTGTACCCCAGCAACATCAGACAGGATGACTTGCAGTGTGTACACGGCCCAGTTCGAACTAGCTACGTGTGGCAAGTAGCAACTATAACATCATTTTATTGCACCgcctatttatctatatataataCTCCAACCTATGATTTCCGGACTTTTAAGTCCATTCATTAGAAAAAATAGGCATTGTGCACGACAGACCCCATCAACAACGTAGGACAGAGTACTGATGCTGCATGCACTTTTGGTGCCGGAAGCAGAGGGTGTAGAAATTTTCAAAGTCGATGTGCCTAAGAGAAGCTAgacaagtgttgcattggattaggACTCTGGGTCGACTTCGACTAGATGGTCCACATAGAGGATTTCCTTCTTAATAAATTAAACTAAATGGATCATATGTATTAGTAAAGAAAATGTGCGTCTGTAACATGGTTTACTAATTAAGCTTAATTTACTGTTGCACAAATATGGTGCAATAAAATTTATAATAACTGAGCATCAGTCTATATATATGATAATATGTGATAATCTTCCCAGGCACTTTATTTTAATTGTTTCTTAACTGAGACATTAGGGCATCTGGCAGGCAATGTAGTGACTTAAAACCATGCACATCAAGGAAATGCACAATGCTTCTATCTTAGCAACGAATCTTGGAATGATTCTGACATGTAAGAGAGAGATAAAAAAATATGTTTGCTTTTGTTGGCCAAGAGATGGAAATTTCAAAAGAAAGGTATGAGATGCCATATTTTTTTTGACTAAGCACTGTGAGGCAAAAGCCCCACAACATTTTATTAAAATAGAATCCCAAGTCTTACAGGAAAGAGAAAAACTAAATGAAGCTACCTAGGGATTTAACAGACCTAGCTATGAATGTACAACAATTTATATACAAATGTACAAGAAATGGCCATGCCACATAGATCATGGTAGGGCATTGATCCACTGAAGGAGCAGAGGCTTGATCGAAACCTTCATCCTATGGGAATGCAGGGTGATGTCATGAATGAACGTGGCCTTCCATCCCCCAAAGGTTGGCCTGATATGTCTGAAGATTATGTCATTCCTCGTGGTCTAGATGCTCCAAGCAGCAAGGTAAACTACCCCAAAGAAGAATGGGTGCTGAAAACTCCTCTTGGCAACCAAAATACATTCTCTAGAAGATAATCCTGCATAACATGTAATCTGCAGATAGTTCCAAACTCTGTTGCTGAAAGTACACTTGAAGAAAAGGTGATCTCTGTCCTCATGCAATTGAGCCACACACATAGGGCATAAATTGTCATCCTCCTCAGATCTCCAATGCCTTCTTAGAAGCATGTCTCTCGTGTTTAGCCTATCATTCAACTTTAACCATGCAAAAACCTTTATTTTCATAATGCACTTGCTCTTCCAAATCCATTTGCAGGGATCATCATCTGGCAGATGTGCATGAGCCAGTGTATAATAACTCTTAGCAGAGTAAGATCCTTTACCAGGTGTCCATGACCAGGAATCAGGCTGATTGGGACATCTTTGCAATCCATTTAAGGTAGTATTGAGGGAAACCGGCTCATCCATTGCTTCATGAGATAGGGGTAATTGAAAATATGTGCTAACATCAAAATCTTCAATAAAATCCCTGACAGATATCTTGTCACCAAGTGTAAAGGAAAAAAGTCTTGGGAATCTCTCCTTAATTGGCAGATGGCTTCCACCCAAGCTCCAAGTATCATGCCAAAACAGAGAGCTGTTTCCATCATTGATTGTGATAATAGAATGTGCTCTATAAACCTCATTTAACTTCATGATGTCCCTCCACCATGAAGATCCACACTGGACAGTTGTATGGGGAACCACTCCATTGTAGTAAGTGTCCCAAATCAGAGAGACCCAAGGTATATCTGCCTTGTTGTAAAACTTGTGTAAATGCTTAGTGAGCAAGGCCTTATTTTGAACTGCAAGGTTGATGATCCCCATGCCCCCTTTATCTTTTGGTTTACAAACATTGGCCAGGCTGCTAAAGACTGTTTTGGGGTATCAGAATTTCCACTCCATAAACATTGCCTCATTATTTTCTCTACTTGCTTAATAATAGCTGCTGGTAAGCTAAGACTGCAAAGAAAATAAATGGGCATAGAGGAGAGGACGGACTACAATAGTTGTAATCTGGCACATTGGGAAAGCAGGGAGGAACTAGCAGAGAGCCTCCTTTCAACTCTGTCAACAACAAGCACCAGATCTTGTACTCTAGGTTTTGTAGTACCCACAGGCAAACCCAGATAGGTGAAAGGGAGAGATCCAACTTGGCAGCCAAAAAAGGAAGCCAATCTGAATGCTTCATCCTATGTAACACTGATGGGAAAAATGCAAGACTTATGGAAGTTGACTTTTAAACCAGTTGATTTAGAGAAAAGCAATCCACATATTCTTGAGAGCGAGCAGTTGGGCCTCATCAGCTTGAATAATCAACAAAGTATCATCTGCATACTGAACTATTGGGAAATTTGGGTCATTAGAT encodes the following:
- the LOC123142218 gene encoding agamous-like MADS-box protein AGL80, yielding MARKKVTLKYIANDPTRARFRKRLGSLMKKATELATMCDVKTCVVVYGEGEAEPKVFPSHAEAVDILNKFKSMPELGHCKKTMDQEALLNQRIAKLRDLVDKARRQWQDSEIRYLLYNIMHGNHPGLVDLSAEELACVGWKVDELLKSLGERMAKNHVQAPPPAPCVSTHSINMGSPSQYLASPQQEEGWLDMVSSGGDVGTLVYGGNASHDGAGFSGGDMMMQMQSSDLGFSSSPFPPM